A portion of the Gemmatimonas sp. genome contains these proteins:
- a CDS encoding carboxymuconolactone decarboxylase family protein produces MLDSLDDETAALVYLAAVLAGGSEAQVRAALAQAVGTVRAVWVEELILQTYLFAGFPRALNAAREWRRISGVAAPERDTFAIDDSSERQRQGEATCATVYGRFYDRLRVNIHDLHPALDRWMVEEGYGKVLSRAPLDLARRELCVVAACAIARQDRQLHSHLHGALHAGASEATVTAALQVVSPLLDAEDVRRYHGLWARVLGK; encoded by the coding sequence ATGCTGGACTCACTCGACGACGAGACGGCGGCGCTGGTGTACCTCGCCGCCGTGCTGGCCGGCGGGAGCGAAGCTCAGGTTCGCGCCGCACTCGCGCAGGCAGTCGGGACGGTGCGCGCGGTCTGGGTGGAAGAGCTCATTTTGCAGACGTACCTGTTCGCGGGCTTTCCGCGCGCCCTCAACGCCGCACGGGAGTGGCGTCGCATCAGCGGCGTCGCGGCACCCGAACGGGATACGTTTGCCATCGATGATTCCTCCGAACGGCAGCGCCAGGGTGAGGCGACGTGCGCGACCGTGTACGGGCGCTTCTACGACCGGTTGCGGGTGAACATTCACGATCTGCATCCGGCGCTGGATCGATGGATGGTCGAGGAAGGGTACGGGAAAGTGTTGTCGCGCGCGCCGCTCGATCTGGCGCGCCGCGAGTTGTGCGTGGTGGCCGCGTGTGCCATCGCCAGGCAGGATCGTCAGTTGCACTCGCACCTCCACGGGGCGCTCCACGCGGGCGCGTCGGAGGCAACGGTGACCGCGGCGCTGCAGGTTGTGTCGCCGCTGCTCGATGCCGAAGACGTGCGCCGGTACCACGGGTTGTGGGCACGCGTGCTTGGCAAGTGA
- the obgE gene encoding GTPase ObgE, which translates to MFVDRVLVKVEAGTGGSGQTSFRREKYVPMGGPDGGDGGRGGDVIVRADRNLTTLLDYTYRDAWKAERGQHGEGSNRTGRSGEDVILPVPPGTVIRDADGSELIGEVMEHGDTLLVAKGGRGGKGNAFFVTATHQSPREWQPGEEGQVRRLEFELKLIADVGLVGQPNAGKSTLLSVISAARPKIADYPFTTLSPNLGVVPLSDHRSFVVADIPGIIEGAHEGKGLGLQFLRHIERTRLLAFLIPIDAMDWQAEFDQLRHEIAAYSEELANKPFCVVFSKLDLLGEHYIPDIEAEGAFGRYAISGAGRMGLDTMLDGWWRQLLAMRAEALKPEQDAQLLP; encoded by the coding sequence ATGTTCGTCGATCGCGTACTTGTAAAGGTGGAGGCCGGAACCGGCGGCTCCGGACAAACTTCGTTCCGGCGGGAGAAGTACGTGCCCATGGGAGGGCCGGACGGCGGCGATGGCGGTCGTGGGGGTGACGTCATCGTGCGCGCCGACCGCAACCTCACCACGCTCCTCGATTACACCTATCGCGATGCGTGGAAGGCGGAGCGTGGCCAGCACGGGGAAGGCTCCAACCGTACGGGGCGTTCCGGGGAGGATGTGATCCTGCCGGTCCCGCCGGGCACGGTGATACGGGATGCCGACGGCAGCGAACTCATTGGCGAGGTCATGGAGCACGGCGACACGCTCCTCGTGGCCAAGGGAGGTCGCGGCGGGAAGGGCAATGCCTTTTTCGTCACCGCGACGCACCAGTCACCCCGTGAGTGGCAGCCAGGGGAGGAGGGGCAGGTGCGTCGGCTCGAGTTCGAGCTCAAGCTCATCGCCGACGTGGGGCTTGTTGGGCAGCCGAACGCCGGCAAGAGCACACTGCTTTCGGTCATTTCCGCCGCCCGCCCCAAGATCGCTGACTATCCCTTTACCACGCTGTCGCCCAATCTCGGGGTCGTGCCGTTGAGCGACCACCGCAGTTTCGTTGTGGCCGACATCCCCGGCATCATCGAAGGCGCGCACGAAGGCAAGGGCCTCGGGTTGCAGTTTCTCCGGCACATCGAGCGTACACGTCTGCTGGCGTTCCTGATTCCCATCGATGCCATGGACTGGCAGGCCGAGTTCGACCAGCTGCGCCACGAGATTGCGGCGTACTCGGAGGAGTTGGCCAACAAGCCCTTCTGCGTGGTCTTCTCCAAGCTCGATCTGCTGGGGGAGCACTACATTCCGGACATCGAGGCGGAGGGAGCCTTCGGCCGGTACGCGATCAGTGGGGCGGGGCGCATGGGGCTCGACACGATGCTCGACGGTTGGTGGCGGCAGCTACTGGCCATGCGCGCCGAGGCGCTCAAGCCGGAGCAGGATGCCCAGCTCCTCCCCTGA